In Terriglobia bacterium, the following proteins share a genomic window:
- a CDS encoding dihydroorotase, whose protein sequence is MKLLLRNGRVVDPAASVDEALDVLVEDGKIARIEPKIAARGADVLDVAGLVVCPGFIDLHVHLREPGQEWKETVATGTAAAAAGGFAGVACMPNTVPPNDNRSVTEFILAQASAGAASRVYPIGCVTKAQKGEELAEMGDMVAAGARAFSDDGCPVASSLLMRRALEYSRIFDLPIIDHCEDSVLAAGGVVHEGEVSTRLGLRGWPGVAEDLMVQRDLLLAEYTGGHVHIAHLSTARGAEFVRRAKKAKVAATCEVTPHHLVLTDAAVADYDTDAKMNPPLRSEADRRALLKALADGTVDAIATDHAPHHVDEKAVEFSRAPFGIVGLETAVSLCLDRLVHAGVIGLSRLVELFTAGPARILRLDRGTLRPGKDADLTVLDLQRQVVVDPAKFRSKSRNTPFAGWSLRGAAVMTVVGGRIVHDAR, encoded by the coding sequence CGGGCGGGTCGTCGACCCCGCCGCCTCCGTGGACGAGGCGCTGGACGTCCTGGTGGAGGACGGGAAGATCGCCCGAATCGAGCCGAAGATCGCCGCGCGGGGGGCGGACGTGCTCGACGTCGCGGGGCTCGTCGTTTGCCCCGGCTTCATCGATCTCCACGTCCACCTCCGCGAGCCGGGGCAGGAGTGGAAAGAGACGGTCGCCACCGGAACCGCCGCCGCCGCCGCGGGCGGCTTCGCGGGCGTCGCCTGCATGCCGAACACGGTTCCGCCCAACGACAACCGGTCGGTGACCGAGTTCATACTCGCGCAGGCGTCGGCGGGAGCGGCCTCTCGGGTCTACCCAATCGGGTGCGTGACCAAGGCGCAGAAGGGCGAGGAGCTGGCGGAGATGGGGGACATGGTCGCCGCGGGGGCCCGGGCCTTCTCCGACGACGGCTGTCCCGTGGCCTCGAGCCTGCTGATGCGTCGGGCCCTGGAGTACTCCCGGATCTTCGACCTGCCGATCATCGACCACTGCGAGGATTCGGTCCTCGCCGCCGGAGGCGTCGTCCACGAGGGGGAGGTGTCGACGCGCCTCGGCCTCCGCGGGTGGCCCGGGGTCGCGGAGGACCTGATGGTGCAGCGGGACCTGCTGCTGGCGGAGTACACCGGCGGCCACGTGCACATCGCGCACCTCTCGACCGCGCGCGGCGCCGAGTTCGTGAGGCGGGCCAAGAAGGCCAAGGTCGCGGCGACGTGCGAGGTCACGCCGCATCATCTCGTCCTGACCGACGCGGCGGTGGCGGACTACGACACCGACGCGAAGATGAACCCGCCGCTCCGGTCCGAGGCCGACCGTCGGGCGCTCCTCAAGGCCCTCGCCGACGGAACCGTGGACGCCATCGCGACCGATCACGCGCCGCACCACGTCGACGAGAAGGCCGTGGAGTTCTCCCGGGCGCCGTTCGGCATCGTGGGTCTCGAGACCGCGGTATCGCTCTGTCTCGACCGGCTGGTGCACGCCGGGGTGATCGGTCTCTCCCGGCTGGTGGAGCTGTTCACCGCCGGCCCCGCGAGGATCTTGAGGCTCGATCGCGGGACGCTGCGGCCGGGGAAGGACGCCGATCTGACGGTGCTCGACCTGCAGCGGCAGGTGGTCGTGGACCCGGCGAAGTTCCGCTCGAAGAGCCGCAACACCCCGTTCGCGGGGTGGAGCCTGCGCGGCGCGGCGGTGATGACCGTGGTCGGCGGCCGGATCGTTCACGACGCCCGTTGA
- a CDS encoding NAD(+)/NADH kinase yields the protein MPARAARRVMVVANPAAGLRRGRDAGEAAASAARRAGARSELVRTRGPGDARRLAAKAWAEGFDTVLAVGGDGTAHEAANGAAGTPVVLGVVPSGTMNLLARVLGVPMDPAGAAESAVLGRRRIALRPGKAGETLFLLMAGIGFDAWVLRELLAGRRGKVAFRHYVLGGLRGLLTYPFPTIRLEMSGESVDATAAIVGRAPLYGGFLRPTPHAALESDTLEVCGFTARSAGGLLRILPALWSGAHIGRPGIVDRSATWLKASSEHPDIPVQLDGELAGRLPMEFAISDRELVLAR from the coding sequence ATGCCTGCGCGCGCCGCACGCCGCGTTATGGTCGTGGCCAACCCCGCCGCCGGCTTGAGGCGCGGCCGGGACGCCGGGGAAGCGGCGGCGTCCGCGGCGCGCCGGGCCGGAGCCCGCTCGGAACTGGTCCGGACGCGCGGACCCGGAGATGCGCGACGGCTCGCGGCGAAGGCGTGGGCGGAGGGATTCGACACCGTCCTCGCGGTCGGGGGCGACGGCACGGCTCACGAGGCGGCGAACGGCGCCGCCGGGACGCCGGTCGTCCTGGGTGTCGTGCCGTCCGGGACCATGAACCTGCTCGCGCGGGTTCTCGGCGTGCCGATGGACCCGGCGGGCGCGGCGGAGTCGGCCGTCCTCGGGCGCCGTCGGATCGCGCTGCGCCCGGGAAAGGCGGGAGAGACGCTGTTCCTGCTCATGGCGGGGATCGGGTTCGATGCCTGGGTCTTGCGGGAACTGCTCGCCGGGCGCCGCGGCAAGGTCGCCTTCCGGCACTACGTGCTGGGCGGCCTGCGCGGGCTCCTCACCTATCCGTTCCCGACGATCCGGCTCGAGATGTCCGGCGAGTCGGTCGACGCCACCGCCGCGATCGTGGGCCGGGCGCCGCTCTACGGCGGTTTCCTCCGACCCACCCCCCACGCCGCGCTCGAGAGCGACACGCTCGAGGTCTGTGGATTCACCGCCCGCTCGGCGGGCGGGCTTCTCCGCATCCTGCCGGCGCTCTGGTCCGGCGCGCACATCGGCCGGCCGGGGATCGTCGATCGAAGCGCGACGTGGCTCAAGGCAAGCTCGGAGCATCCCGACATCCCGGTCCAGCTGGATGGCGAGCTCGCGGGGCGGCTGCCGATGGAGTTCGCGATTTCCGACCGGGAACTCGTGCTGGCGCGCTGA